Proteins from a genomic interval of Cucumis melo cultivar AY chromosome 7, USDA_Cmelo_AY_1.0, whole genome shotgun sequence:
- the LOC103493769 gene encoding uncharacterized protein LOC103493769 — protein sequence MSPGFSSCFRPSSVRRRSPLSTSGCPNLTTCIYHTNFALFSLSWSQSLFSHSLLLHFHQNLNPFDSPQNPSSFSSSSSSSISFRLRIRPLIPWKKHGSEKLSDSIHVFWDLRRARFSSSSPEPCSGFFIAVVVDGEMTLLVGDMIKEASKKIRAAKPPQVLQTLILKREHVTAHKIYTTKAKFAGQIREIQIDCGFSNYNDDDLGLSFSVDGKRVLEIKRLKWKFRGNERIEVAGVQMDVYWDVYNWVFELEKENRGNAVFMFRFEEEIEEQSNQQQNWNLGLNELEWRRMRSSLSSSSISFSTSTSSVGSSAGASSSVMEWANSEDSDQIGAPLGFSLLIYAWRR from the coding sequence ATGTCGCCCGGTTTCTCTTCCTGCTTCCGCCCATCCTCCGTCCGCCGCCGCTCTCCGCTCTCAACTTCCGGCTGCCCCAATCTCACCACCTGCATTTACCACACCAATTTCGctcttttttccctttcttgGTCTCAGTCTCTCTTCTCccattctcttcttcttcattttcacCAAAACCTTAATCCCTTTGATTCACCTCAAaatccttcttctttttcttcttcttcttcttcttcaatctctTTTCGCCTTCGTATCAGACCTTTAATTCCATGGAAGAAACACGGCTCTGAGAAGCTTTCTGACAGTATCCATGTCTTCTGGGACCTTCGCCGAGCTCGTTTCTCCTCCTCCTCGCCTGAACCCTGTTCTGGATTCTTCATCGCCGTCGTTGTGGACGGCGAAATGACGCTTCTCGTCGGAGATATGATAAAGGAGGCCTCCAAGAAGATCAGAGCGGCGAAACCACCTCAAGTTCTCCAAACCCTAATTCTCAAAAGGGAACATGTAACTGCCCACAAAATCTACACCACAAAAGCGAAATTCGCTGGTCAAATCCGAGAAATCCAAATCGATTGCGGCTTCTCCAACTACAACGACGACGATTTGGGACTGTCGTTTAGTGTTGACGGAAAAAGGGTTCTAGAAATCAAGCGGCTGAAATGGAAGTTTAgaggaaatgaaagaatcgaaGTCGCTGGAGTTCAAATGGATGTATATTGGGATGTATACAATTGGGTTTTCGAATTGGAGAAAGAAAACAGAGGAAATGCAGTGTTTATGTTCAGATTCGAAGAGGAAATCGAAGAACAGAGCAATCAACAGCAGAACTGGAACCTGGGATTGAACGAATTAGAGTGGAGAAGGATGCGAAGTAGCTTATCCTCATCATCAATATCCTTTTCAACGTCGACGTCGTCGGTCGGATCATCCGCCGGAGCCAGTTCCTCAGTTATGGAGTGGGCTAATAGTGAAGATAGCGATCAAATTGGAGCACCATTGGGATTTTCTCTACTAATATACGCTTGGAGAAGGTGA